One window of the Hemitrygon akajei chromosome 5, sHemAka1.3, whole genome shotgun sequence genome contains the following:
- the LOC140727305 gene encoding cell surface glycoprotein CD200 receptor 1-B-like translates to MKICDLKVQSRKALLTKMKSLRKRLPSALLLVIILVALSQPGFPTTIHRSVILGSNVTLSCPFIGNVTMVSWKFNGSTITALRCEPNESIWPDNNSARMIIKNAACNKSNNKISLQIQPVILDDDGNYTCEITGEKGIHKVTFFLLVTVPPTVSLSIENKSNETVAICIASNGKPASEITWHPINIGNTSVNKTIYGNKTITVQNKNIITTHLFNEQIICSVSHPAFNGIQNYTIALSNRTPNNLRGISMYLLCACLISGIMVGFLCIFAVIYFKHLQKKTSIRSTCNSGPTEGVTQSNGPFIQMENLIYETLQPEKMRQP, encoded by the exons ATGAAAATTTGTGACCTAAAAGTTCAGTCAAGAAAAGCATTGCTGACTAAAATGAAATCCTTAAGGAAAAGGTTGCCATCTGCTCTGCTACTAGTGATCATCCTTGTTGCTCTTTCACAACCAG GTTTCCCGACTACCATACATAGAAGCGTAATATTAGGTAGTAATGTCACCCTGAGCTGCCCATTCATTGGCAATGTGACCATGGTATCATGGAAATTCAATGGAAGTACGATAACAGCCCTCCGATGTGAACCGAATGAATCAATTTGGCCTGATAACAACAGTGCCAGAATGATAATAAAAAATGCAGCATGTAATAAATCAAATAATAAAATCAGTCTCCAAATACAGCCTGTGATTCTTGATGATGATGGGAATTATACCTGTGAAATAACAGGTGAAaaaggaatacataaagttactttCTTCTTGTTAGTAACAG TTCCTCCCACTGTATCTTTAAGCATTGAAAACAAATCAAATGAAACAGTGGCTATATGCATTGCTTCAAATGGGAAACCAGCTTCAGAAATTACTTGGCACCCAATTAATATAGGAAACACCTCGGTAAACAAGACCATTTATGGAAACAAAACCATTACTGTACAAAACAAGAATATTATAACCACCCACCTCTTCAATGAGCAGATAATCTGCAGTGTAAGCCACCCAGCATTTAATGGAATACAAAACTATACAATTGCACTGAGCAACAGAACTCCAAACA ATTTAAGGGGAATTTCAATGTATTTATTATGTGCATGCCTCATTAGTGGTATCATGGTAGGCTTTCTGTGCATCTTTGCAGTAATATATTTTAAACATCTACAAAAGAAAACTTCTATCAG AAGTACCTGCAATTCTGGACCAACTGAA GGTGTAACTCAATCAAACGGACCTTTTATTCAAATGGAGAACCTCATTTATGAGACATTGCAGCCAGAAAAAATGAGGCAACCATGA